Proteins found in one Phycisphaerae bacterium genomic segment:
- a CDS encoding alpha-glucosidase/alpha-galactosidase: MAIKVAFIGAGSVGFTRRIFRDILTVPELQDTQFAFTDINKRNLDMVAQLCQKDLKANKFPAAITATTDRRRALADADYVFNVVRVGGLEAFQTDIDIPLKYGIDQCVGDTLCAGGIMYGQRNIACVLDFCKDMREVAKPNVLFLNHANPNAMNTWAAIEFGGINTIGLCHGVAGGHHQIATVLGAKDPSEVDIICAGINHQTWYIQILYKGRKITGEELLKAFERHPVYAKTEKVRIDVLRRFGYYSTESNGHLSEYVPWYRKRPNEIRKWIDMSSWINGETGGYLRVSTEGRNWFKTDFPNWLKAEDEPITPSVRSGEHGSYIIEGLETGRVYRGHFNVKNHGCISNLPDDCIVEVPGYVDRNGVNIPKVGDLPMACASTCLASINVQRMAVHAAVAGDVTLLKQAMLHDPLTAAVCNPPEIWQMTDEMLVAQAKWLPQYKLAIPAAKRRLAKEPRLGTKKTKGAARIPTKTIAQMKRDAARARKNAAAADKS; encoded by the coding sequence GTGGCAATCAAAGTGGCCTTCATCGGAGCCGGCAGCGTCGGCTTCACCCGGCGCATCTTCCGCGACATCCTCACCGTGCCCGAACTCCAGGACACCCAGTTCGCCTTCACCGACATCAACAAACGCAACCTCGACATGGTCGCCCAACTCTGCCAGAAGGACCTGAAGGCCAACAAGTTCCCAGCCGCCATCACCGCCACCACCGACCGCCGACGCGCCCTCGCCGACGCCGACTACGTCTTCAACGTCGTACGGGTCGGCGGACTCGAAGCCTTCCAGACCGACATCGACATCCCCCTCAAGTACGGCATCGACCAGTGCGTCGGAGACACCCTCTGCGCCGGCGGAATCATGTACGGCCAGCGGAACATCGCCTGCGTCCTGGACTTCTGCAAGGACATGCGCGAAGTCGCCAAACCCAACGTCCTGTTCCTGAACCACGCCAACCCCAACGCCATGAACACCTGGGCCGCCATCGAGTTCGGCGGCATCAACACCATCGGCCTCTGCCACGGCGTCGCCGGCGGCCACCATCAGATCGCCACCGTCCTCGGCGCCAAAGACCCCAGCGAAGTTGACATCATCTGCGCCGGAATCAACCACCAGACCTGGTACATCCAGATCCTCTACAAGGGCCGAAAAATCACCGGCGAGGAACTGCTTAAAGCCTTTGAACGCCATCCGGTTTACGCCAAAACCGAAAAGGTCCGAATCGACGTGCTGCGTCGATTCGGCTACTACTCCACCGAATCCAACGGCCACCTTTCCGAGTACGTGCCGTGGTATCGCAAGCGCCCCAACGAGATACGCAAGTGGATCGACATGTCATCGTGGATCAACGGCGAAACGGGCGGGTACTTGCGGGTGTCCACGGAAGGGCGGAACTGGTTCAAGACCGATTTTCCGAACTGGCTGAAGGCGGAGGACGAGCCGATCACGCCGAGCGTACGTTCCGGTGAACACGGCAGTTACATCATTGAGGGGCTGGAAACGGGACGGGTTTATCGCGGGCATTTTAATGTGAAGAACCACGGCTGCATCAGCAACCTGCCGGATGATTGCATCGTTGAAGTTCCGGGGTATGTGGATCGTAACGGGGTGAACATTCCGAAGGTCGGCGACCTGCCGATGGCGTGCGCAAGTACTTGTCTGGCATCGATTAACGTTCAGCGGATGGCGGTGCACGCGGCGGTGGCGGGGGATGTGACGCTGCTCAAGCAGGCGATGCTGCACGATCCGCTGACGGCGGCTGTGTGCAACCCGCCGGAGATCTGGCAGATGACCGATGAGATGCTCGTGGCGCAGGCCAAGTGGTTGCCGCAGTACAAGTTAGCGATCCCCGCGGCCAAACGGCGGCTGGCCAAAGAGCCGCGGCTGGGGACGAAGAAGACCAAGGGCGCGGCCCGGATTCCGACCAAGACGATCGCGCAGATGAAGCGTGACGCGGCCCGCGCGCGGAAAAATGCGGCGGCGGCGGACAAGTCATGA